From one Triticum urartu cultivar G1812 chromosome 3, Tu2.1, whole genome shotgun sequence genomic stretch:
- the LOC125549576 gene encoding protein H2A.5-like: MTGRKSGERKKAVTRSMKAGLQFPVGRIGRYLKKGRYAERIGWGAPIYLAAVLEYLAAEMLELAGNAAKDNKKTRIMPRHLLIATRNDEELSKLLDGITIAHSGVLPNIHSVLFSKKANTL, translated from the exons ATGACCGGGAGGAAGAGCGGCGAGCGGAAGAAGGCGGTGACCCGGTCCATGAAGGCTGGACTCCAGTTCCCCGTCGGCCGCATCGGGCGCTATCTCAAGAAGGGCCGCTATGCAGAGCGCATCGGCTGGGGCGCCCCCATCTACCTCGCCGCCGTCCTCGAGTACCTTGCCGCCGAG ATGTTGGAGTTGGCGGGCAATGCGGCCAAGGACAACAAGAAGACCCGCATCATGCCGCGCCACCTGCTTATCGCCACTCGCAACGACGAGGAGCTATCCAAGCTGCTTGACGGCATCACCATCGCCCATAGTGGCGTGTTGCCCAACATCCACTCTGTGTTGTTCTCCAAGAAGGCCAACACGCTCTAG
- the LOC125546391 gene encoding uncharacterized protein LOC125546391 — translation MAAVDLSKLVKEKRFWAASFLIAWAAALQGHMIWLKRQDAFKDKFGDPEAPNKVTEQPADDSTRLAGEQGELTADAEIR, via the exons ATGGCGGCGGTGGATCTGTCGAAGCTGGTGAAGGAGAAGCGCTTCTGGGCCGCCTCCTTCCTCATCGCATGGGCGGCGGCGCTCCAG GGGCACATGATTTGGTTGAAGCGGCAGGACGCCTTCAAGGACAAATTCGGCGACCCCGAAGCCCCCAACAAGGTCACCGAGCAGCCGGCCGACGACAGCACCAGACTCGCCGGCGAGCAGGGGGAGCTCACCGCCGACGCCGAGATCAGATAG
- the LOC125546393 gene encoding soluble inorganic pyrophosphatase 4-like, translated as MVSLILIHAGNISRSKGRVSNSAPPSHLHLLPLPSAGRQQSVEAIKREAEYPLITTPQLISVHSTAEKHSSILLNAKSLPQIRSSASLAATSIPSMAPSQEVAPPAAATTKEPSTNGNGNGTAATAPKTKTPALNERILSSITRRSVAAHPWHDLEIGPDAPTIFNCVIEIPKGSKVKYELDKKTGLIKVDRVLYSSVVYPHNYGFIPRTLCDDSDPIDVLVIMQEPVVPGCFLRAKAIGLMPMIDQGEADDKIIAVCADDPEYRHFNDIKELPPHRLAEIRRFFEDYKKNENKEVAVNDFLPSEDAYEAIQHSMDLYATYICEGLRR; from the exons ATGGTCAGCCTGATTTTAATTCACGCCGGCAACATATCTCGCAGCAAAGGCCGAGTCAGCAATTCAGCACCACCTTctcatcttcatcttcttcctctgcccTCCGCCGGCAGGCAGCAGTCGGTGGAGGCTATAAAAAGGGAGGCAGAGTATCCTCTCATCACCACACCACAGCTGATCTCAGTCCACAGCACAGCAGAGAAGCATTCTTCCATTCTACTCAACGCAAAGTCCCTCCCTCAG ATCAGATCGAGCGCTAGCCTCGCCGCAACATCCATCCCATCCATGGCCCCCTCCCAAGAAGTCgcgccccccgccgccgccaccaccaaggagcCATCCACCAACGGCAACGGCAACGGCACGGCCGCAACAGCCCCCAAGACCAAGACGCCGGCGCTGAACGAGCGGATCCTCTCCTCCATCACCCGCCGGTCGGTGGCGGCGCACCCGTGGCACGACCTGGAGATCGGCCCGGACGCGCCCACAATCTTCAACTGCGTGATCGAGATCCCCAAGGGGAGCAAGGTCAAGTACGAGCTGGACAAGAAGACGGGGCTCATCAAGGTGGACCGCGTGCTCTACTCCTCCGTCGTCTACCCGCACAACTACGGCTTCATCCCGCGCACCCTCTGCGACGACTCCGACCCCATCGACGTCCTCGTCATCATGCAGGAGCCCGTCGTCCCGGGGTGCTTCCTCCGCGCCAAGGCCATCGGACTCATGCCCATGATCGACCAGGGCGAGGCCGACGACAAGATCATCGCCGTCTGCGCCGACGACCCCGAGTACCGCCACTTCAACGACATCAAGGAGCTCCCGCCCCACCGCCTCGCCGAGATCAGGCGCTTCTTCGAGGACT ACAAGAAGAACGAGAACAAGGAGGTGGCCGTCAACGACTTCCTGCCGTCAGAGGACGCCTACGAGGCCATCCAGCACTCCAT GGATCTCTATGCCACCTACATTTGCGAGGGCCTGAGAAGGTAG
- the LOC125546392 gene encoding F-box/kelch-repeat protein At1g55270-like — MQRRRLAEQEGESVSCYCRVDGGLKTVVNARKFVPGARLCMQPDVKPNKRKSRSSRKERCRTQAPLLPGLPDDLAISCLMRVSRAEHPNLRLVCRKWSRLLSGNYYYSLRKKCGMEEEWVYVFKRDRDQKLSWHAFDPVHQLWRSLPPVPPEYSEAVGFGCAVLSGCSLYLFGGKNPVRGSMRHVVYYSTRTNKWHRAPDMLRKRHLFGSCVINNCLYVAGGECEGTQRTLRSAEVYNPNRNRWSCITEMNTGMVPFTGVVYDGKWFLKGLDSHRQVVSEVYLPTSNTWSTTGNALVAALRNPTISFNGRLYSADCRDACKLRVYDGDIGLWTRFMDSRRHLGSSRAFEAVALVSLNGKICVIRNNMGMTLVDVCDPTKVIEMESARVWETFARKGHQHRSLMANLWSAIAGRNLKAHIIHCQVLQA, encoded by the exons ATGCAGCGCCGCCGGCTCGCGGAGCAAGAG GGAGAGTCTGTCTCTTGCTACTGCAGGGTAGATGGAGGCCTTAAAACTGTCGTCAATGCTAGAAAGTTTGTCCCTGGTGCTAGGCTGTGCATGCAACCTGATGTCAAACCGAACAAGCGCAAGTCAAGGAGCTCACGCAAGGAGAGGTGCCGAACTCAGGCGCCGCTTCTGCCTGGCCTTCCTGATGACCTGGCTATTTCATGTCTGATGCGGGTTTCTCGAGCTGAGCACCCTAATCTTCGCTTGGTCTGTAGAAAATGGAGCCGACTTTTATCTGGGAATTATTATTACTCACTGCGGAAGAAATGTGGCATGGAAGAAGAATGGGTTTACGTCTTCAAAAGGGATCGTGATCAGAAACTATCTTGGCATGCCTTTGATCCAGTGCACCAGCTCTGGAGGTCACTTCCTCCAGTTCCACCAGAGTATTCGGAAGCCGTGGGCTTTGGTTGCGCTGTTCTCAGTGGCTGCTCTTTGTACCTATTTGGTGGCAAAAACCCAGTACGGGGGTCTATGAGGCATGTCGTGTATTACAGTACTCGGACAAACAAGTGGCACCGGGCTCCAGATATGCTACGGAAGCGGCACTTGTTTGGCTCTTGTGTCATAAACAACTGTCTCTATGTTGCCGGTGGGGAGTGTGAAGGGACACAGAGAACTCTAAGATCTGCTGAGGTTTACAATCCGAACAGGAATAGATGGTCTTGCATCACTGAAATGAACACAGGAATGGTGCCGTTCACTGGAGTTGTATATGATGGCAAATGGTTCCTAAAGGGACTTGATTCTCACCGCCAGGTTGTGAGCGAGGTCTATCTGCCAACATCCAACACGTGGTCGACCACTGGTAATGCACTGGTTGCAGCCTTGCGGAATCCAACCATTTCCTTTAATGGTCGTCTTTATTCAGCGGATTGTCGCGATGCCTGCAAGCTAAGAGTTTATGATGGGGACATAGGATTGTGGACAAGATTCATGGACAGTAGACGCCATCTGGGCAGCTCACGAGCTTTTGAAGCCGTGGCTTTGGTCTCACTGAATGGAAAGATCTGTGTTATCCGTAATAACATGGGCATGACCCTTGTTGATGTCTGTGACCCAACAAAAGTTATTGAGATGGAGAGTGCCCGTGTGTGGGAGACTTTTGCCCGGAAGGGCCACCAGCACAGGTCTTTGATGGCTAATTTGTGGTCAGCAATTGCAGGTCGTAATTTGAAGGCCCACATCATACATTGTCAAGTTCTCCAAGCTTGA